A part of Ignavibacteriales bacterium genomic DNA contains:
- a CDS encoding DUF547 domain-containing protein: MNAQYPTDNLHKEFTKVLGLNVKNGKVDYKNLCADKRFESYLQLLSSTDPSLLKSDNEKLAFWINAYNAFTLKIVCDNYPVESIVDIGSGGLVVGHVLGTTVWDKEFITINKKKYSLNDIEHKIIREKFKEPRIHFALVCASISCPPLRDEAFTAEKLDDQLNDQAKNFLNDNSKNVFDLKNRKAKISKVLDWYGDDFAGK, from the coding sequence TTGAATGCTCAATATCCTACCGATAATTTGCACAAAGAATTTACAAAGGTACTCGGATTAAATGTCAAAAATGGAAAAGTTGATTATAAAAATCTTTGTGCTGATAAACGCTTTGAATCTTATTTGCAACTGCTTTCATCAACCGATCCATCCTTATTAAAAAGCGATAATGAAAAACTAGCATTCTGGATAAATGCCTATAATGCTTTCACACTAAAAATTGTTTGTGATAATTATCCGGTTGAAAGTATAGTTGATATTGGCAGCGGTGGCTTGGTTGTTGGACACGTGCTTGGCACAACGGTTTGGGATAAAGAATTTATTACCATTAACAAAAAGAAATATTCTCTCAATGATATTGAGCATAAAATAATCCGGGAGAAATTTAAAGAGCCGCGAATACATTTTGCACTTGTATGTGCTTCTATTAGCTGCCCGCCTTTGCGCGATGAAGCTTTTACAGCGGAGAAACTTGATGATCAATTAAATGATCAGGCAAAAAATTTTCTTAATGATAACTCCAAAAATGTTTTTGATCTAAAAAATCGAAAGGCAAAAATTTCTAAAGTATTGGATTGGTACGGAGATGACTTTGCAGGAAAATGA
- a CDS encoding TlpA family protein disulfide reductase: protein MKYISVLVILFLFSFNALGCNTKNESPESKLNESSLTSGDNKASNFILKSTDGKEIKLSDYKGKIIILDFWATWCGPCRRGIPDLISIQKEFQNDVVVIGISLDAESTKDDIKPFMKEMGINYPIVYGDDKVVTDFGGIEAIPTSFVIDRQGNIVDQHVGLVSKDVFTNKIKELKK, encoded by the coding sequence ATGAAATATATTTCTGTTCTTGTAATCTTATTTTTATTTTCATTTAACGCACTTGGCTGCAATACAAAAAATGAATCCCCCGAATCCAAATTGAATGAATCTTCTTTAACTTCCGGTGATAATAAAGCATCAAATTTTATTTTGAAAAGTACTGATGGAAAAGAAATCAAGTTATCGGATTACAAAGGAAAAATAATAATATTAGATTTTTGGGCAACCTGGTGTGGACCATGCCGCAGAGGTATTCCTGATCTTATCTCAATTCAAAAAGAGTTTCAAAATGATGTTGTTGTCATTGGTATTTCTTTAGATGCTGAATCAACCAAAGATGATATTAAACCATTTATGAAAGAAATGGGAATTAATTATCCAATCGTTTACGGCGATGATAAGGTTGTAACTGATTTCGGTGGTATTGAAGCTATTCCAACTTCATTTGTGATTGACAGGCAAGGCAACATAGTTGATCAACATGTGGGCTTGGTCTCTAAAGATGTTTTTACAAATAAAATTAAAGAGTTGAAAAAATAA
- a CDS encoding PorV/PorQ family protein: MFKKIFVSTVLLFSLTQLNAQTVIAKYAGEFMAIGVGGRALGMGGAFTAFANDVTSGYYNPAGLAHLNYPQISLMHAEQFGDLVNYDYGAVAIPFGTDMSFGLSVMRLGVDGIPDTRSALYDANGDGITDIRDDRLDYGAITEFSNQDWAFYLTFAKRHSEDFYWGANIKVIRRNIAEFTANGIGFDIGALYTPMENLWLGANLQDATTTLVSWSTGRNELVSPTLKLGAAYGLDILWGRLTPAVDFDIRFENRQFASYFNIGPVSFDTHTGFEYNYGNLVFIRAGYNDVKQFTVGAGVKLPKLNLDYSFARFSSSEIERLPDTHRISLILTLEQPKFLREGL, translated from the coding sequence ATGTTCAAAAAGATTTTTGTATCAACAGTTTTACTTTTTTCTTTAACTCAACTAAATGCTCAAACTGTAATTGCCAAGTATGCTGGCGAATTTATGGCAATCGGGGTTGGTGGAAGAGCGCTTGGTATGGGTGGGGCATTTACTGCTTTTGCCAATGATGTTACTTCCGGTTATTACAACCCTGCCGGTTTAGCTCATCTTAATTATCCTCAAATATCGTTAATGCATGCGGAACAATTCGGTGATTTAGTTAATTATGATTACGGTGCTGTTGCTATTCCTTTTGGAACCGATATGAGTTTTGGATTAAGTGTGATGCGGCTCGGTGTAGATGGAATACCTGATACAAGAAGTGCCTTGTATGATGCAAACGGCGATGGTATTACTGATATTCGCGACGACAGATTAGATTATGGAGCCATAACTGAATTCAGCAATCAGGATTGGGCGTTCTATTTGACTTTTGCTAAACGTCACTCCGAGGATTTTTATTGGGGTGCAAACATAAAAGTGATCCGTAGAAATATTGCCGAGTTTACTGCAAATGGAATTGGTTTTGACATTGGCGCACTTTATACTCCGATGGAAAATCTTTGGCTTGGTGCAAATCTTCAGGATGCTACCACCACCCTTGTTTCCTGGAGCACCGGAAGAAATGAACTTGTAAGTCCGACTCTTAAATTAGGTGCTGCTTACGGTTTGGACATTCTTTGGGGAAGATTAACGCCCGCTGTTGATTTTGATATTAGATTTGAGAACAGACAATTTGCATCGTACTTTAATATTGGTCCGGTTAGTTTTGATACTCACACAGGATTCGAATACAATTACGGCAACCTTGTTTTTATTCGAGCAGGTTATAATGATGTAAAACAATTTACAGTTGGTGCCGGTGTTAAACTTCCGAAGTTGAATCTCGACTATTCATTTGCCCGTTTTAGTTCCTCTGAAATTGAAAGATTACCCGATACACACAGAATTTCTCTCATCCTTACTCTCGAACAACCAAAATTTTTGAGAGAAGGACTCTGA
- a CDS encoding thioredoxin family protein, producing MTLTLFVTENCTSCEKVEKKIRNIANQNSNISYHVDHINRVKQKGIFIAPALFIQDELYAYGDFDSGKLLKRISEIENSR from the coding sequence ATGACACTTACTCTTTTTGTTACCGAAAATTGCACTTCCTGCGAAAAGGTCGAAAAAAAAATCAGGAACATTGCAAATCAGAATTCCAATATTTCATATCATGTTGATCACATTAACCGGGTCAAACAGAAGGGAATTTTTATCGCACCAGCCCTTTTTATTCAGGATGAACTTTATGCTTATGGTGATTTTGACAGCGGCAAGTTACTAAAGAGGATTAGTGAAATTGAAAATTCTCGATGA
- a CDS encoding Crp/Fnr family transcriptional regulator translates to MAEKTKLWYLENFNIFKELKENSMMELGQISSMHEFPKNQPIYFAKEPSNSIFFLKQGRVKLTRSSTDGKEMILGLVNMGEVFGELAFIDEGQRTDFAIAMDNCTVCAINKEEFKQFVDKNPGLNLKLTRLIGLRLKKYSERIEELIFKDANQRIVSFLIKLSEEQGKKVGDEFFVKPFLKHQDIAELTACSRQTVNTVLTELRDNHIIDFDRKKLVIKKPDKLKELLK, encoded by the coding sequence ATGGCAGAGAAAACAAAACTATGGTACCTGGAAAACTTTAACATTTTCAAGGAATTAAAGGAAAATAGTATGATGGAGCTGGGGCAAATTTCTTCCATGCACGAATTTCCGAAAAACCAGCCAATATATTTTGCGAAAGAACCATCAAACTCAATATTTTTCTTAAAACAAGGTAGAGTAAAATTGACCCGAAGCTCAACTGACGGAAAAGAAATGATATTAGGTTTGGTGAACATGGGTGAGGTTTTTGGCGAGCTTGCTTTCATAGACGAAGGTCAAAGAACAGATTTTGCCATCGCTATGGATAATTGCACAGTTTGTGCAATCAACAAAGAAGAATTCAAACAGTTCGTTGATAAAAATCCCGGGCTCAATCTAAAACTTACCAGGTTGATAGGGCTTAGACTAAAAAAATATTCTGAGAGAATAGAGGAGTTGATTTTTAAGGACGCTAATCAAAGGATTGTTTCTTTCCTGATAAAACTATCTGAAGAACAGGGTAAAAAAGTTGGGGATGAATTTTTCGTTAAGCCTTTCCTCAAACATCAGGATATAGCTGAATTGACTGCTTGTTCAAGACAAACTGTGAATACTGTATTAACAGAATTAAGAGATAATCACATTATTGATTTTGACAGAAAAAAATTAGTAATTAAGAAACCGGATAAGTTAAAGGAATTGCTAAAATAG
- a CDS encoding family 20 glycosylhydrolase, which yields MQIKSPTLIPIPTNYYYIDEEFKFNDCTAILIDKSDQESFLLASYLSEKISKSTGKSLAIIDKKGSGEQNNFIALLTDNSKSSLGDEGYELSVSNKVVFLSAYKPSGLFHGIQTIRQLLPPEIEKLNGSEIQNLSLPGIIILDKPKFPWRGMLLDCCRHFMDKEFVKRYIDLLAYHKMNVLHWHLTEDQGWRIEIKKYPELTEVGAWRKNDDGTLYGGYYTQEDIREVVEYANSRYITIVPEIEMPGHSMAAITAYPQLSCTGGPFDVAATWGVFKDVYCAGNDSTFTFLEDVLTEVIHLFPGTYIHIGGDEVPKDRWNKCEKCQNRIESEGLGNEAELQSYFIKRIEKFLSSKGKRLVGWDEILEGGLPPEATVQSWRGMDGAITAVRSGHDAVVSPTSHAYFDYDLATTDLEKVYSFNPIPPVLTAEEQIHILGGECNMWTESAPQEKIDNKVFPRILAMAEVLWSANPDRNFDEFFQRVYFHYKRLEFLGVKFGSESSPLKISSYFNPDDLSINADIISKDSSLNIYYSTDGSTPSELSNVYSNTLKFFGSAKLKCKAFKNGIRYGETVEKEFIFHRALGLKPSFTFNYSDKYNAGGDFALTDGVKGSLNFRDGLWQGFEGDDIEAVLDLKGTQIINEISIGFIQDVSSWIFSPVNVEFYSSQDGVDFELIKSFETEVTKNPDVQIKNFNSQFEHLSARYIKITAKNLGTCPDWHYGAGGKAWIFADEIIIK from the coding sequence ATGCAAATTAAATCACCCACATTGATTCCAATTCCAACTAATTATTATTACATAGATGAAGAGTTCAAATTCAACGATTGTACAGCAATCTTAATTGACAAATCCGATCAGGAATCTTTCTTGCTTGCATCTTACCTTTCGGAAAAAATATCAAAATCAACCGGCAAAAGTTTAGCAATAATTGATAAAAAAGGATCGGGTGAACAAAATAATTTTATTGCATTATTGACTGATAATTCCAAAAGTTCGCTTGGTGATGAAGGCTATGAATTGAGTGTATCTAACAAAGTTGTCTTTCTCTCAGCGTATAAACCATCCGGATTATTCCACGGTATTCAAACTATCAGGCAATTACTCCCGCCTGAGATTGAAAAACTAAATGGTTCTGAAATTCAAAATCTTTCGTTACCCGGGATTATTATTTTAGATAAACCAAAATTTCCCTGGCGTGGAATGCTTTTAGATTGCTGCCGTCATTTTATGGATAAAGAATTTGTTAAGCGATATATTGACTTATTAGCTTATCATAAAATGAATGTGCTGCATTGGCATTTAACTGAGGATCAAGGATGGAGGATTGAAATAAAAAAATATCCGGAGCTAACAGAAGTTGGTGCATGGCGAAAAAATGATGATGGAACTCTTTACGGCGGTTATTATACGCAGGAAGATATTCGTGAAGTGGTTGAATATGCTAATTCAAGATACATAACAATCGTTCCCGAAATTGAAATGCCCGGTCATTCTATGGCTGCTATCACGGCTTATCCTCAATTATCCTGCACCGGTGGTCCGTTTGATGTTGCTGCAACGTGGGGAGTTTTTAAAGATGTTTATTGTGCAGGTAACGACAGTACATTTACTTTTCTTGAAGATGTTTTAACCGAAGTGATTCATCTTTTCCCCGGAACATACATTCACATCGGCGGTGATGAGGTTCCAAAAGATAGATGGAACAAATGTGAGAAGTGTCAAAATAGAATTGAGTCGGAAGGGCTTGGAAATGAAGCCGAGCTTCAAAGTTATTTTATTAAACGAATAGAAAAATTTCTCTCGTCAAAAGGGAAAAGATTAGTTGGCTGGGACGAAATACTTGAAGGCGGGCTGCCACCCGAAGCCACTGTACAATCTTGGAGAGGCATGGATGGGGCGATTACCGCAGTGCGTTCCGGTCACGACGCGGTCGTTTCGCCTACAAGTCATGCTTATTTTGATTATGACCTTGCTACAACCGATCTTGAAAAAGTTTATTCGTTCAATCCAATCCCCCCCGTGTTAACTGCTGAAGAGCAAATACATATTCTCGGCGGCGAATGTAATATGTGGACAGAAAGTGCACCGCAGGAAAAAATAGACAACAAAGTATTTCCCAGAATTTTAGCTATGGCTGAAGTTTTGTGGAGTGCCAATCCTGATCGAAACTTTGATGAATTTTTCCAACGGGTTTATTTCCATTATAAAAGATTGGAATTTTTAGGAGTAAAATTCGGCAGTGAAAGCAGTCCGCTAAAGATATCTTCTTATTTTAATCCGGACGATCTCTCGATCAATGCCGATATTATTTCTAAGGACAGCTCGTTAAACATTTATTATTCCACTGATGGCTCAACTCCCTCTGAACTCTCCAATGTGTATTCGAATACTTTAAAGTTTTTTGGTTCTGCTAAGTTAAAATGCAAAGCATTTAAAAACGGTATTCGTTATGGTGAAACTGTTGAGAAGGAATTCATTTTTCACCGAGCTTTGGGATTGAAACCTTCATTTACATTTAATTACAGCGATAAATATAATGCCGGTGGGGATTTTGCTTTAACTGATGGTGTAAAAGGTTCACTGAATTTCAGAGACGGTTTGTGGCAGGGCTTTGAAGGCGATGACATCGAGGCGGTTCTCGATTTGAAAGGGACTCAGATTATAAATGAAATATCTATCGGATTCATTCAAGATGTAAGTTCGTGGATATTTTCCCCGGTTAATGTGGAATTTTATTCTTCTCAGGACGGGGTTGATTTTGAACTAATAAAATCATTTGAAACAGAAGTAACTAAAAATCCTGATGTTCAGATAAAAAATTTTAATTCACAGTTTGAACATTTATCAGCGCGGTATATTAAAATAACGGCAAAGAATCTTGGCACTTGTCCTGACTGGCATTATGGCGCTGGCGGTAAAGCATGGATATTTGCAGATGAAATTATCATTAAATAA
- a CDS encoding N(4)-(beta-N-acetylglucosaminyl)-L-asparaginase, whose product MRRRNFVKAASISLSSALLTKNSIAKSLNTFGQINKTTKPIVISSGNGLRATEKAMELILKGEDALDACIAGVNIIEDDPNDHSVGYGGIPNEEGVVELDACCMHGPTHNAGGVASIQNIKNPSKVAKLVMERTDHVLIVGEGALKFAKAHGFKEENILTDEAREIWLYWKESLSNNDDWFTPDGKEVPEAVKKYFGITGTISCLGIDLNGNISGVTTTSGLSFKIPGRVGDSPIIGAGLYVDNEVGACGSTGRGEENLKNLSCFLVVEKMREGLSPAEACIEVLKRVDHNAKMPSLRNEKGLPNFGLTFYAINKNGEFGAASMFGPLKFSINENGNNRLEEAKYLYSW is encoded by the coding sequence ATGAGAAGAAGAAATTTTGTTAAAGCTGCTTCAATAAGTTTGAGTTCTGCACTGCTTACTAAAAATTCTATTGCGAAATCGTTAAACACTTTTGGTCAAATTAATAAGACTACTAAGCCAATTGTTATATCAAGCGGAAATGGCTTGCGTGCTACGGAAAAAGCAATGGAGCTTATTTTAAAAGGTGAAGACGCCCTTGATGCCTGTATCGCCGGAGTAAATATTATTGAAGATGATCCGAATGATCACTCGGTTGGTTACGGAGGAATTCCAAACGAGGAGGGTGTGGTTGAACTTGATGCCTGTTGTATGCACGGACCGACTCATAATGCCGGCGGTGTTGCAAGCATTCAAAATATTAAAAACCCTTCAAAGGTTGCTAAGCTTGTAATGGAAAGAACCGATCACGTATTAATTGTCGGGGAGGGTGCGTTAAAATTTGCAAAGGCTCACGGCTTCAAAGAGGAAAATATTCTTACCGATGAAGCGAGAGAAATTTGGTTGTACTGGAAAGAATCTTTAAGCAATAATGATGATTGGTTTACTCCTGATGGAAAGGAAGTTCCTGAAGCAGTTAAAAAATATTTCGGAATCACAGGAACAATTTCCTGCCTTGGGATAGATTTGAACGGTAATATTTCCGGTGTTACTACAACAAGCGGGCTTTCGTTTAAAATTCCGGGCAGGGTTGGTGACAGCCCGATTATAGGCGCGGGACTTTATGTTGATAATGAAGTCGGCGCTTGCGGCTCGACCGGGCGGGGTGAAGAAAATCTGAAAAACCTATCCTGCTTTTTAGTCGTTGAAAAAATGCGCGAGGGACTTTCGCCTGCTGAAGCCTGCATCGAAGTTTTGAAACGTGTTGATCATAATGCAAAGATGCCTTCGCTGCGCAATGAAAAAGGACTGCCAAACTTCGGGCTGACTTTCTATGCGATAAATAAGAATGGCGAGTTTGGCGCTGCTTCTATGTTTGGACCGCTCAAGTTTTCGATAAATGAAAACGGCAATAACAGACTGGAAGAAGCGAAGTATTTGTATAGCTGGTAG
- a CDS encoding endonuclease/exonuclease/phosphatase family protein, producing MFMKNYWSLICFLFLASFISAQNNAELRVMTYNIRFAGSADDEANNSWNSRKDLVAEVIRFNKADIFGLQEALHSQIIDLKNSFPKYDWVGVGREDGKEGGEYSPIFFNTEKYKLIRTSTFWLSETPDSVSKGWDAAFKRVVTWAEFTSQSSGQKFFVFNTHFDHIGESARINSAKLILKKIKEIAGDNPTILTGDFNTKSDSPPYSILTNGIDGEKRFHLNDAETVNSNIHYGSHITFNGFGNDIKPGNKIDFIFVNDKVKVKEHGVISETFDGKYPSDHFPVIAEVEIEK from the coding sequence ATGTTTATGAAAAATTATTGGTCGTTGATATGTTTTCTTTTTCTGGCTTCATTCATATCAGCTCAGAATAATGCTGAGTTAAGAGTAATGACTTACAATATTCGCTTCGCAGGCAGCGCTGATGATGAAGCAAATAATTCCTGGAATTCCCGGAAGGATTTAGTCGCAGAGGTTATAAGATTTAACAAAGCCGATATCTTTGGACTTCAGGAAGCGCTTCATTCTCAAATAATTGATCTTAAAAATTCTTTTCCAAAATATGATTGGGTTGGGGTTGGCAGGGAAGACGGCAAAGAAGGAGGGGAGTACTCGCCAATATTTTTTAACACAGAAAAATATAAGTTGATTCGCACATCAACTTTCTGGCTTTCAGAAACGCCCGATTCAGTTTCGAAAGGATGGGATGCTGCATTTAAAAGAGTTGTCACCTGGGCTGAATTTACTTCCCAAAGTTCCGGGCAAAAGTTTTTTGTATTCAATACTCATTTCGATCACATTGGTGAATCGGCGCGCATCAACAGTGCGAAACTTATTCTTAAAAAGATAAAAGAAATTGCAGGCGATAACCCCACCATCCTTACCGGCGATTTTAATACCAAAAGTGATTCCCCTCCCTATTCAATTTTGACCAACGGTATAGATGGTGAAAAAAGATTTCATCTGAATGATGCCGAAACAGTGAACAGCAATATTCACTACGGCTCGCACATAACTTTTAATGGTTTTGGAAATGATATTAAGCCGGGCAATAAAATTGATTTCATATTTGTCAACGACAAAGTAAAAGTGAAAGAACACGGAGTAATTTCTGAAACTTTTGACGGCAAATATCCTTCAGATCATTTTCCTGTAATTGCTGAAGTTGAAATTGAGAAATAA
- a CDS encoding CoA pyrophosphatase, with protein MNSINIETLKRNLPKEPGVLGKEEYFNSAVLIAIIKINGKDNFLFEKRAANIRQGGEICFPGGEIDLKTDSTFVDTALRETKEELGIPKNKIEIIGSMNTLVGPMGVTVDPVIGFLNINSIEEIIYDEKEVEKIFALPIDFFFKQKPEEFKLKMEIQPSYINEAGENIILLPAEELGLPVRYTKPWKAKVHTVLAYRTEFGTIWGITAKLIYEFIKLV; from the coding sequence ATGAATTCAATAAATATTGAAACACTTAAAAGAAACCTTCCCAAAGAACCGGGAGTTTTGGGTAAAGAAGAATACTTCAACTCCGCAGTCTTAATTGCGATAATAAAAATCAATGGCAAAGATAATTTTCTTTTTGAAAAACGTGCTGCGAACATCAGGCAAGGGGGAGAGATTTGTTTTCCCGGCGGAGAAATAGATCTTAAAACAGATTCAACTTTTGTAGACACAGCATTAAGAGAAACTAAAGAAGAGCTTGGCATTCCGAAAAATAAAATTGAAATAATCGGTTCCATGAATACATTAGTTGGACCAATGGGTGTGACTGTGGATCCGGTAATCGGGTTTTTAAATATTAACTCCATCGAAGAAATAATTTATGATGAAAAGGAGGTGGAAAAGATATTTGCTCTGCCAATAGATTTTTTCTTCAAACAAAAGCCGGAAGAATTTAAACTTAAGATGGAAATACAGCCATCCTATATTAATGAAGCGGGCGAAAATATTATTCTACTTCCAGCAGAAGAACTTGGGCTGCCGGTTAGATACACTAAGCCGTGGAAAGCTAAAGTACACACCGTCCTTGCTTACAGAACAGAGTTCGGAACTATTTGGGGCATCACTGCTAAGTTGATTTATGAATTTATAAAGCTTGTTTGA
- a CDS encoding SLBB domain-containing protein, with the protein MKIIRYSVKIIILTVIVLCSTTYSQTEQQIQQKLDEYNIQSEADIQAELTKRGMTEDDARRFAALYGIDYDQFIQQYIVNSQQQVPVPPPQTPQINQPPQQQNPVENPPTEVQQEIQAPPPQVVNTTPTEVKAPTNEQGLEYFGYKIFQTIPASFEPSNVGTIDPGYLISPNDEIKLSIWGDVEFQYPLKVDPQGNIFIPTAGQVFVLGVPYSELKNKLTAYLSQFYEGLASTPPTVFLDIQLSSLSPLRIFALGEVPKPGGYNISSFATVFNTLYSIGGPLVSGSLREIRVVRNNKVISKIDLYDYLLKGQLIGDTRLQNNDIVFIPPRQKTLSITGEVMRSAVYELKSGEGLRDLIYFAGGLKITAYTGRVQIKRIKPFDQRQQFSLEREVIDVDYSKIMSGGSDFELFDGDEVTVFPILNQLENFVQLSGAVYRPGTFEYRKGLRISDLISEAYGLLPEAFQGKIDVTRERKDKTQEFLSLDLRAALTGDPNNNIFLQPKDSLRVYSIYDLESPRNVSINGYVKTAITIPYADSLTIFDMIFRAGGLQDPIFKGRAYTVRGDLIRINPDGLTTTIIPFDLEKVLMNIGDNLALKPGDKISIYRLDVEKNVDEVVTIGGEVKIPGKYPLNKNMTPMDLILQAGGFIDGSLRSEVYVNRILPEGYPGEKLSESFTIPLPKSFDPKDYNDENKFYLKDKDIVLVRKNSEYEPQKTIKVFGEVKYPGAYILKNKNETVADLIHEAGGVTSEAFLYGAYYSRNNQRLIVNLDALINDEDEEENINLLTSDSLFIPKTPNTVLVTGEVNNPGLFKFVDGESVYDYIEKAGGLTNNADYALYSQPNGETIRVDFGLFQGDPGVYDGSIIRVTNLPPPAPTEGVDVGKLITDMFAIVASVLTIIVLATKL; encoded by the coding sequence ATGAAAATTATACGGTATTCTGTAAAGATAATTATTCTAACAGTAATTGTTTTATGTTCGACGACATACTCCCAAACAGAACAGCAAATACAACAAAAACTTGATGAGTATAATATTCAATCCGAAGCAGATATTCAGGCAGAATTGACAAAACGCGGCATGACCGAAGATGACGCAAGACGATTTGCTGCTCTTTACGGCATTGATTACGATCAGTTCATTCAACAGTATATTGTAAATTCACAGCAGCAAGTTCCGGTTCCACCACCCCAAACACCGCAGATAAATCAGCCGCCTCAGCAGCAAAACCCGGTGGAGAATCCTCCAACTGAGGTTCAGCAGGAAATTCAGGCTCCTCCTCCACAGGTTGTTAATACAACCCCTACGGAAGTAAAAGCACCGACCAACGAACAAGGACTCGAATATTTCGGCTACAAAATTTTCCAAACAATTCCGGCAAGTTTTGAACCTTCGAATGTTGGAACAATTGATCCGGGCTATTTAATTAGTCCGAATGATGAAATAAAACTTTCAATCTGGGGGGATGTAGAATTTCAATATCCGCTTAAAGTTGATCCGCAGGGAAATATTTTTATTCCAACTGCCGGGCAGGTATTTGTGCTTGGAGTACCATATTCGGAATTAAAGAACAAACTAACAGCTTACCTTTCCCAATTTTACGAAGGCTTAGCATCAACCCCACCTACGGTATTTCTTGATATTCAATTATCAAGTTTATCACCTTTGCGGATTTTTGCTTTAGGTGAAGTTCCAAAACCAGGCGGGTATAACATAAGCAGTTTCGCAACGGTATTTAATACTCTTTACAGTATTGGTGGACCTCTTGTTTCAGGCAGCTTACGTGAAATTCGTGTTGTACGCAATAACAAAGTAATCTCAAAAATTGATCTATATGATTACCTATTGAAAGGTCAGTTAATCGGCGATACAAGACTTCAGAATAATGACATCGTTTTTATTCCGCCGCGACAAAAAACACTTTCGATAACAGGCGAGGTAATGCGATCGGCAGTTTATGAATTGAAAAGTGGAGAGGGATTGAGAGATCTTATTTACTTTGCCGGAGGATTAAAAATTACTGCTTACACAGGCAGAGTCCAGATTAAAAGAATAAAACCGTTTGATCAAAGACAACAATTCTCACTTGAACGTGAGGTTATAGATGTTGATTATTCAAAAATTATGAGCGGCGGCAGTGACTTCGAACTATTTGATGGAGACGAAGTAACAGTATTTCCAATCCTTAATCAATTGGAAAACTTTGTTCAGTTGTCAGGAGCGGTTTATCGCCCCGGTACATTTGAATACAGGAAGGGGCTAAGAATTTCCGATTTGATTTCAGAAGCTTATGGATTATTGCCGGAAGCTTTCCAGGGTAAAATTGATGTGACAAGAGAACGTAAAGATAAAACTCAAGAGTTTCTTTCATTGGATTTAAGAGCTGCTTTGACTGGCGATCCAAATAATAATATTTTCCTCCAGCCTAAAGACTCACTTAGAGTTTATTCTATCTACGATTTAGAATCTCCTCGAAATGTTTCAATTAATGGGTATGTAAAAACAGCGATTACTATTCCTTATGCTGATAGCCTAACTATTTTTGATATGATTTTTAGAGCCGGTGGTTTGCAAGATCCTATTTTTAAGGGAAGAGCTTATACTGTCAGGGGTGATCTGATCCGAATTAACCCTGATGGATTGACTACAACTATAATCCCTTTCGATCTTGAAAAGGTTTTGATGAACATAGGAGACAATCTTGCACTTAAACCCGGCGATAAGATAAGTATTTATAGATTAGATGTGGAAAAGAATGTTGATGAAGTAGTAACTATCGGAGGGGAAGTAAAAATTCCGGGGAAATATCCACTTAACAAAAATATGACACCGATGGATTTGATTTTACAGGCAGGTGGGTTTATAGATGGCTCGTTAAGATCAGAAGTTTATGTAAATCGAATCCTTCCAGAAGGCTACCCGGGTGAAAAACTAAGCGAAAGTTTCACCATCCCATTGCCAAAATCGTTCGACCCAAAAGATTACAATGATGAAAATAAATTTTATTTAAAAGATAAAGATATTGTCCTTGTCAGGAAAAATTCCGAGTATGAACCTCAGAAAACCATAAAGGTTTTTGGTGAAGTAAAATATCCCGGCGCCTATATTCTTAAAAATAAGAATGAAACAGTGGCGGACCTTATCCATGAAGCTGGGGGGGTGACATCAGAAGCATTTTTATATGGAGCTTACTATTCCCGAAACAATCAAAGATTGATAGTAAATTTGGATGCATTAATTAACGACGAAGATGAAGAAGAAAATATTAACCTTCTTACAAGTGATAGCTTGTTCATTCCTAAAACACCCAACACGGTTTTGGTAACCGGCGAAGTTAATAATCCTGGGTTGTTCAAATTTGTTGACGGCGAATCTGTTTACGATTATATTGAAAAAGCCGGCGGTTTAACTAACAATGCAGATTATGCTCTTTATTCTCAACCAAATGGCGAAACCATTAGAGTTGATTTTGGACTGTTCCAGGGAGACCCCGGTGTTTATGACGGATCAATAATCAGAGTGACAAATCTACCTCCGCCAGCCCCAACTGAAGGGGTTGATGTGGGGAAATTGATTACTGACATGTTTGCGATAGTCGCAAGTGTTTTGACTATTATTGTTCTAGCAACAAAGCTATAA